In Phyllopteryx taeniolatus isolate TA_2022b chromosome 22, UOR_Ptae_1.2, whole genome shotgun sequence, one DNA window encodes the following:
- the LOC133471671 gene encoding NADH-cytochrome b5 reductase 3-like produces MLSYIIGVIRSGFDGLLKLLFRLLFPRRRPAITLEDPSVKYALRLIDKQIVSHDTRKFRFALPSAEHVLGLPVGQHIYLSAKIDGVLVVRPYTPTSSDDDKGYVDLVIKVYFKNVHPKFPEGGKMSQYLESLRIDDTIDFRGPSGLLVYRGKGVFAIQADKKAPAVTKMAKHVGMIAGGTGITPMLQLITAIMKDPQDRTVCHLLFANQTEKDILLRPELEEIQVNDPERFKLWFTVDRAPANWEYSEGFINEAMVREHLPPPSADTLVLMCGPPPMIQFACNPNLDKAGHAAERRFAF; encoded by the exons ATGCTGTCCTACATCATTGGG GTTATCCGGAGCGGCTTTGATGGGCTGCTCAAGCTCCTCTTCAGGCTCCTCTTCCCCCGGAGGAGGCCCGCCATCACCTTGGAGGACCCCAGCGTCAAGTATGCACTGCGGCTCATTGATAAGCAG atcgtGAGTCACGACACGCGGAAGTTCCGTTTCGCTCTGCCGTCCGCCGAACACGTCCTGGGTCTCCCCGTGG GACAGCACATTTATTTGTCGGCCAAAATCGACGGCGTGCTGGTGGTGCGCCCGTACACGCCCACGTCCAGCGATGACGACAAGGGCTACGTGGACCTGGTCATCAAG GTTTACTTCAAAAACGTCCATCCCAAATTCCCAGAAGGCGGCAAGATGAGTCAGTACCTGGAGAGTCTGCGCATCGACGACACCATCGACTTCAGGGGGCCCAGCGGGCTTCTCGTCTACCGGGGCAAAG GTGTTTTTGCCATTCAGGCTGACAAAAAGGCTCCAGCTGTGACCAAGATGGCCAAACACGTGGGCATGATCGCGGGCGGGACAG GGATCACGCCCATGCTGCAGCTCATCACGGCCATCATGAAGGACCCGCAGGACCGGACGGTGTGCCACCTGCTCTTTGCCAACCAG ACGGAGAAGGACATCCTGCTGAGGCCCGAGTTGGAGGAGATTCAAGTCAACGACCCCGAGCGCTTCAAGCTGTGGTTCACCGTGGACAGAGCGCCCGCCA aCTGGGAGTACAGCGAGGGCTTCATCAACGAGGCGATGGTGCGCGAGCATCTCCCGCCGCCGTCCGCCGACACCCTGGTGCTGATGTGCGGCCCGCCGCCCATGATCCAGTTCGCCTGCAACCCCAACCTGGACAAGGCGGGCCACGCCGCCGAGCGCAGGTTCGCCTTCTAG